The following are encoded in a window of Cytophagia bacterium CHB2 genomic DNA:
- the xylB gene encoding xylulokinase — MSDLFLGIDCGTQGSKVLIVDRDARAIVAEAYATHELIEDNLGKREQEPRWWIAAIATAIKSALQSAKLNPKNIRAIGVSGQQHGFVPLDKKGEVIRPAKLWCDTATAAEAEAMTQRLGGEAKVVDLIGNSIAVGFTASKVEWLKQHEPANYERLATLLLPHDYINFWLTGERKTEHGDASGTAYYDVRQRKWSKEVLRAIDPSGKLEECLPELVSAEAPVGKIRADIAQQFGFDESVLVSSGGGDNMMAAIGTGNVSAGVVTASLGTSGTIYSFAEMPVVDPQGELAAFCSSDGHWLPLVCTMNVTVATELTRELFNLDIATLNKEIAQAAVGAEGLLLLPYFNGERTPPLPHGRATLFGMSSTNYTRANVCRAAMEGATFGLRYGLDVLARNGITPGEIRLVGGGAKSKVWRQMVADVFGCPVVCPVTQEAGALGAALQALWCYSHAQGEKLNLKAITDEFVSLDSSTSAAPQAQNVNAYNEIYARYLNLDQQLRPLFQ, encoded by the coding sequence ATGAGCGATCTCTTCCTCGGAATTGACTGCGGTACGCAAGGCTCAAAAGTCTTAATCGTTGATCGCGACGCGCGCGCGATTGTCGCGGAAGCCTACGCGACGCATGAGTTGATCGAAGACAATCTCGGCAAGCGCGAGCAGGAACCGCGCTGGTGGATAGCTGCCATTGCAACCGCCATCAAATCGGCTTTGCAAAGCGCGAAACTCAATCCCAAAAACATTCGGGCGATTGGCGTTTCCGGCCAGCAGCACGGCTTTGTGCCGCTCGACAAAAAGGGCGAAGTTATTCGTCCCGCCAAATTGTGGTGCGACACGGCGACGGCAGCTGAAGCTGAGGCCATGACGCAACGCCTGGGCGGCGAGGCCAAAGTCGTTGATTTGATCGGCAATTCCATTGCTGTGGGATTCACCGCATCAAAAGTTGAATGGCTCAAGCAGCATGAGCCGGCGAATTATGAGAGATTGGCGACGCTGCTTCTGCCGCATGATTACATTAATTTTTGGCTCACCGGCGAACGAAAAACCGAACATGGCGATGCTTCGGGAACTGCTTATTATGATGTGCGCCAGCGCAAATGGTCAAAAGAAGTTCTGCGCGCAATTGACCCTAGCGGCAAGTTGGAAGAATGCCTGCCGGAGTTGGTGTCTGCTGAAGCGCCGGTGGGGAAAATTCGTGCAGACATTGCGCAGCAATTCGGTTTCGATGAATCGGTATTGGTTTCTTCCGGCGGCGGTGATAACATGATGGCTGCCATCGGCACGGGCAATGTTTCCGCTGGTGTCGTGACCGCCTCGCTGGGAACGTCCGGAACGATTTATTCTTTTGCTGAAATGCCGGTGGTCGATCCGCAAGGCGAGCTTGCCGCGTTTTGCTCCAGCGATGGCCATTGGCTGCCATTGGTTTGCACCATGAATGTCACGGTTGCCACCGAGCTGACGCGCGAGTTGTTCAATCTCGATATTGCAACATTAAACAAGGAAATTGCGCAGGCTGCGGTGGGCGCCGAGGGATTGTTGCTTTTGCCGTATTTCAACGGCGAACGCACGCCGCCGCTGCCGCATGGCCGCGCCACGCTTTTTGGCATGAGCAGCACGAACTATACGCGCGCGAACGTGTGCCGCGCTGCCATGGAAGGCGCGACCTTCGGTTTGCGCTATGGCCTTGACGTGTTGGCACGCAACGGCATTACGCCCGGAGAGATTCGTTTGGTGGGCGGCGGCGCCAAGAGCAAGGTTTGGCGGCAAATGGTAGCGGATGTTTTTGGATGTCCGGTGGTTTGTCCGGTCACGCAAGAAGCCGGCGCGCTCGGCGCCGCGTTGCAGGCGTTGTGGTGCTATTCACATGCGCAGGGCGAAAAACTCAATTTGAAAGCGATTACAGATGAATTTGTTTCGTTGGATTCATCTACATCGGCCGCGCCGCAGGCGCAGAATGTGAATGCTTATAACGAAATCTATGCGCGATATTTGAACCTTGATCAGCAACTTCGTCCGTTGTTTCAGTGA
- the xylA gene encoding xylose isomerase, with product MNTYFADIAPIRYEGPDSKNALSFKQYNPAEKVGQRTMAEHLRFSIAYWHSFCGEGLDPFGQPTLRRPWLQASSAMAAAEQKLQAAFEFITKIGAPYYCFHDRDLAPEGKSLSESHANLEKMCEQALQMQKDTGVKLLWGTANLFSHPRYMCGAATNPDPNVFAYAAAQVKKMIEMTHMLGGENYVFWGGREGYETLLNTDMKREQEHFAAFLHLAVDYAKEIGFTGQMLIEPKPKEPTKHQYDFDVATVIGFLKTYDLADKFKLNIEANHATLAGHSFQHELALASAHGLLGSVDANRGDLLLGWDTDQFPTDIYETISAMLVILQQGGLAPGGLNFDAKVRRTSTDLSDLFHAHIGGMDAFALALRVAYRMQADGVLQNHISKRYAGYDSGIGAKIEKRQASLAELEKHALQSGEPEIRSGQQEKLENIINQYLVSVIKAS from the coding sequence ATGAACACCTATTTTGCTGATATTGCCCCGATCCGCTATGAAGGCCCGGATTCGAAGAATGCTTTATCTTTCAAACAGTATAACCCGGCGGAAAAAGTCGGCCAGCGCACCATGGCCGAGCATTTGCGTTTTTCGATCGCCTATTGGCATTCCTTCTGTGGTGAGGGACTCGATCCCTTTGGCCAGCCCACGCTGCGCCGGCCCTGGCTGCAAGCTTCTTCGGCGATGGCGGCTGCCGAACAAAAGTTGCAAGCGGCATTTGAATTCATCACCAAAATCGGCGCGCCGTATTATTGTTTTCATGATCGTGATCTCGCGCCCGAGGGCAAATCGCTGTCAGAGAGTCACGCGAATTTGGAAAAAATGTGCGAGCAGGCGCTGCAAATGCAGAAAGACACTGGCGTCAAATTGCTGTGGGGCACCGCCAATCTGTTTTCGCATCCGCGGTACATGTGCGGCGCTGCCACCAATCCTGATCCGAACGTGTTTGCATATGCCGCAGCGCAAGTGAAAAAGATGATCGAGATGACCCACATGCTGGGCGGTGAGAATTATGTTTTTTGGGGCGGTCGTGAAGGCTATGAAACCTTGCTCAACACCGACATGAAGCGCGAGCAGGAACATTTCGCCGCGTTTCTGCACCTGGCGGTTGACTATGCCAAAGAGATCGGCTTCACCGGGCAAATGCTCATCGAGCCGAAGCCGAAAGAGCCGACCAAACATCAGTATGATTTCGACGTAGCAACGGTGATCGGATTTTTGAAAACCTATGATCTGGCCGACAAGTTCAAATTAAATATCGAAGCCAATCACGCCACGCTTGCAGGCCACAGTTTTCAGCATGAATTGGCGCTGGCTTCCGCGCACGGCCTGCTCGGCAGCGTGGATGCCAATCGCGGCGATTTGTTGTTGGGCTGGGATACCGATCAATTTCCCACGGACATTTACGAAACGATCTCTGCGATGCTGGTCATTCTCCAGCAAGGCGGCTTGGCGCCCGGCGGATTGAACTTCGATGCGAAAGTCCGGCGCACCAGCACCGATCTCTCCGATTTGTTTCATGCGCATATCGGCGGCATGGATGCTTTTGCGCTGGCGCTGAGAGTTGCGTATCGCATGCAGGCAGACGGAGTTTTGCAAAATCATATCAGCAAAAGATATGCGGGCTATGATTCCGGCATCGGCGCAAAAATCGAAAAGCGGCAAGCCTCATTGGCAGAGCTTGAAAAGCATGCGCTGCAAAGCGGCGAACCGGAAATCCGTTCGGGCCAGCAGGAAAAACTTGAAAACATCATCAATCAGTATTTGGTGAGTGTGATCAAAGCGAGCTAA
- a CDS encoding sodium/solute symporter (Members of the Solute:Sodium Symporter (SSS), TC 2.A.21 as described in tcdb.org, catalyze solute:Na+ symport. Known solutes for members of the family include sugars, amino acids, nucleosides, inositols, vitamins, urea or anions, depending on the system.), whose amino-acid sequence MVALHALDWVVIAAYFAVILGLAWWVIKQRQDNPTDYFLAGRHLGWFVIGASIFASNIGSEHLVGLAGTGATDGVVMAHYELHAWCLLVLGWVMIPFYMRSKVFTMPEFLERRFSPTARTVLSVISLVAYVLTKIAVGIFAGGVVFSVLLPDINFLGLDSFWAGSILVIVLTGLYTIFGGMRAVAYTEALQTVILIIGSALVTFFGLKALGGWGELRAIVGPEMLNLWKPLVPAGIESTWAPVRETGRMAWYFNDNYPWLGMLFCAPIIGLWYWTTDQYIVQRALGAPNETEARRGAITAAFLKLLPVFIFIIPGLICFALAQSGKIPALRAHLFSAEGELLRDNAQQAFPLLVAHVMPIGIRGLVVAGLLAALMSSLAGVFNASSTLFTMDFYSRLRPQATQHQLVWMGRVATAAMVLIGLLWIPVIRGGKGLYDYLQGVQAYLAPPIFVVFFLGVFNKRLNAKGCLAALVTGFALGLFRLAIDTPVKLVENFAYTQGSFFWIINNIFFQYYSLLIFVVCVIVMLVVSYMTEEPAYSKINGLTYATTSHEDRAASRASWSRGDVIASGIVLALIMMAYLYFTG is encoded by the coding sequence ATCGTGGCACTACATGCGCTGGATTGGGTTGTTATTGCGGCGTATTTCGCCGTGATTTTGGGATTGGCGTGGTGGGTGATCAAGCAAAGACAAGACAATCCCACCGACTATTTTCTTGCCGGGCGCCATCTCGGCTGGTTTGTGATCGGCGCCTCCATCTTTGCCTCCAATATTGGCTCCGAGCATCTGGTGGGCCTGGCCGGCACAGGCGCCACTGACGGCGTTGTGATGGCGCACTACGAATTGCATGCGTGGTGTTTGCTCGTGTTGGGCTGGGTCATGATTCCTTTTTACATGCGCTCCAAAGTCTTCACCATGCCGGAGTTTTTAGAGCGGCGTTTCTCCCCGACCGCGCGCACCGTGCTTTCCGTCATCTCGCTGGTGGCGTATGTCTTGACGAAAATCGCCGTGGGTATTTTTGCCGGTGGCGTCGTCTTCAGCGTGTTGCTGCCGGATATTAATTTTCTCGGCCTTGATAGCTTCTGGGCCGGTTCGATTTTGGTGATCGTGCTCACCGGACTTTATACGATATTCGGCGGCATGCGCGCCGTGGCATACACGGAAGCCTTGCAAACAGTGATTCTCATCATTGGCTCGGCCTTGGTCACGTTCTTTGGCCTGAAAGCCTTGGGAGGATGGGGCGAGCTGCGCGCTATTGTCGGACCGGAGATGCTTAATCTTTGGAAACCGCTGGTACCTGCCGGCATCGAAAGTACCTGGGCGCCGGTGCGCGAAACCGGCCGCATGGCCTGGTATTTTAATGACAATTATCCCTGGCTCGGCATGTTGTTCTGCGCGCCGATCATCGGCTTGTGGTACTGGACCACGGATCAATACATCGTGCAACGCGCGTTGGGCGCGCCGAATGAAACCGAAGCCCGGCGCGGCGCCATCACCGCGGCGTTCTTGAAACTGTTGCCGGTTTTTATTTTTATCATCCCGGGCCTCATCTGTTTCGCATTGGCGCAAAGCGGAAAAATTCCGGCGTTGCGCGCGCACTTGTTCAGCGCCGAAGGCGAGTTGTTGCGGGACAATGCGCAGCAGGCCTTTCCGCTGCTCGTTGCGCATGTCATGCCCATCGGCATTCGCGGGCTGGTGGTGGCAGGCCTGCTGGCGGCATTGATGAGCTCGCTGGCCGGCGTTTTTAATGCCTCTTCCACGCTGTTCACGATGGATTTTTATTCCCGGCTGCGGCCACAAGCCACGCAGCATCAATTGGTGTGGATGGGGCGCGTGGCGACGGCAGCGATGGTTCTCATCGGCCTGCTCTGGATTCCGGTGATTCGAGGCGGCAAGGGACTTTATGATTATCTGCAAGGCGTGCAGGCGTATCTCGCGCCTCCCATTTTTGTCGTCTTTTTTCTCGGCGTCTTCAACAAACGATTGAATGCCAAAGGCTGTCTCGCTGCGTTGGTCACCGGTTTTGCCTTGGGACTCTTCCGCCTGGCCATTGATACGCCGGTCAAGCTGGTCGAGAATTTTGCCTACACTCAAGGTTCGTTTTTTTGGATTATCAACAATATCTTCTTTCAGTACTATAGCTTGCTGATTTTCGTGGTGTGCGTGATCGTCATGCTGGTGGTGAGCTACATGACGGAAGAACCCGCTTATTCAAAAATCAACGGCCTGACCTACGCGACGACTTCGCACGAAGATCGCGCAGCTTCGCGCGCGAGTTGGAGCAGAGGTGATGTGATTGCCTCGGGAATCGTGCTGGCGCTGATCATGATGGCTTATCTTTATTTCACGGGGTGA
- a CDS encoding GxxExxY protein: protein MPIEVKHNIQRITEQEFHEIDYQVTGLAFAIQNEFGRLWREEIYRNELAKRCREVGFANVETEVPVFVSHQGFCKEYFVDLLVQDAIVYELKTVVKLNPEHDKQALNYLFLLGLQHGKLINFRPALVEKRFISTTLFPKDRYEIVFDDKHWVEMDEDSARLKKLVVELLLDWGAFLEANLFQEAIYHFHGGEDQVVREIDVIQKEMRIGKQKIPLLNSRAAHQVTALTKGVESFEEHLSKFVRLTRLNAIQWINRNRHVITVKTIANSSP, encoded by the coding sequence ATGCCGATCGAGGTCAAGCACAATATTCAGAGAATCACCGAGCAGGAGTTTCATGAAATCGATTATCAGGTTACGGGCCTTGCTTTTGCAATTCAAAATGAGTTCGGTAGACTGTGGCGCGAGGAGATCTATCGAAACGAACTGGCGAAGCGATGCCGTGAAGTCGGGTTTGCAAATGTCGAGACGGAAGTCCCGGTCTTCGTTTCTCATCAAGGCTTTTGCAAAGAGTATTTCGTTGATTTGCTCGTGCAGGATGCAATTGTTTACGAGTTGAAAACCGTTGTCAAACTGAATCCGGAGCACGACAAACAAGCTTTGAATTATTTGTTCCTACTTGGGCTGCAACATGGCAAGCTCATCAATTTTCGCCCGGCGTTAGTTGAGAAACGTTTTATTTCGACAACCCTGTTTCCAAAAGATCGCTATGAGATTGTGTTTGACGATAAGCATTGGGTGGAAATGGATGAGGATAGCGCCCGTCTGAAGAAGTTGGTGGTTGAATTGTTATTGGATTGGGGCGCATTCTTAGAAGCAAACTTGTTTCAGGAAGCGATTTATCATTTCCACGGAGGGGAAGATCAAGTGGTTAGAGAAATCGACGTGATTCAAAAGGAAATGAGAATAGGAAAACAGAAAATTCCATTGCTCAATTCACGTGCCGCGCACCAAGTGACGGCATTAACGAAGGGCGTCGAAAGCTTCGAAGAACACCTAAGCAAATTTGTTCGCCTGACCAGGTTGAACGCCATACAATGGATCAACCGCAATCGCCACGTGATTACGGTTAAAACCATAGCAAATTCAAGCCCATAA
- a CDS encoding glycoside hydrolase family 127 protein, protein MLLSAFGCGPSGSKDYPLRPVAFTDVKMTDHFWRPRMETNRAITIRHAFQKCEETGRVDNFAIAAGMIKGEQKGLYPFDDTDLYKTLEGASYALMVDPDPELEAYLDSVIAIVAAAQEEDGYLYTARTNKAERLKNWFGEQRWEKLDGSHELYNAGHLFEAAVAHYQATGKRNLLEVALKFADLIDKTFGPGKLQKPPGHQVIEMGLAKLYRVTGEERYLKLAKFFLDVRGQALDGRKLRGEYNQDHKPVLEQEEAVGHAVRAGYMYAGMADVAALTNNASYLKAIDRLWENVAGKKLYLTGGIGAMGSNEGFAGNYELPNMSAYNETCASIANVYWNHRQFLLHGDAKYLDLMERTLYNALLSGISLEGTRFFYPNPLESVGQHERAEWFGCACCPGNVTRFIASVPGYVYAIRNDELFVNLYASNEAQLVINNKKMRVAQETEYPWNGAIRLTLHPEAEAMQMTLNLRIPGWAQGRPLASDLYRYLNNEAAKVSVKVNGEAVPLKMNNGFAQIQRAWRANDVIELDLPMLIRRVVAHDSVKADVGRVALERGPLVFCAEWPDHEGGHVRNLFLADDAGLTTEFFSDRLNGIQVLRGKVAGYYAGKSEALEKRERELLAIPYYAWAHRGKGEMTVWFARDEAAVQPVGLPTLASTSQVQASFGKNPQAVNDLLQPASSGDREAPYFHWWPNKGTTEWVQYDFNKPEEVSTVEVYWYDDTGVGECRVPQSWRILYWENGDWRPVYTPGTYGIQKDQFNEVVFETVRTTSLRLEVKLQEGWAGGIHEWKVK, encoded by the coding sequence ATGCTGCTCTCGGCATTTGGTTGCGGCCCCTCCGGCTCAAAAGATTATCCTCTTCGCCCCGTGGCTTTCACTGATGTGAAGATGACAGATCATTTCTGGCGGCCGCGCATGGAAACGAACCGCGCGATCACCATACGGCACGCTTTTCAAAAGTGTGAAGAAACCGGTCGCGTGGATAATTTCGCCATTGCCGCGGGAATGATTAAAGGCGAGCAAAAAGGCCTTTATCCGTTTGATGATACCGACTTGTACAAAACTCTCGAAGGCGCTTCGTATGCGTTGATGGTTGATCCGGATCCCGAACTCGAGGCTTATCTCGACAGCGTTATCGCTATTGTTGCCGCGGCGCAGGAAGAGGACGGCTATCTCTATACCGCAAGAACGAACAAGGCAGAGCGGCTCAAAAATTGGTTCGGCGAGCAACGGTGGGAAAAACTCGACGGCAGTCACGAGTTGTACAACGCCGGCCATCTTTTTGAAGCGGCGGTAGCGCATTATCAAGCCACCGGTAAGCGCAATTTGTTGGAAGTTGCGTTGAAGTTTGCAGATCTAATTGACAAGACTTTCGGTCCCGGCAAGCTGCAAAAACCGCCCGGCCATCAAGTCATTGAAATGGGGTTGGCGAAACTCTATCGCGTCACCGGCGAGGAACGCTATCTCAAGTTGGCAAAATTTTTTCTCGATGTGCGCGGCCAAGCGCTGGACGGACGAAAACTCCGCGGCGAGTACAATCAGGATCACAAGCCGGTGCTCGAACAGGAAGAAGCCGTGGGACATGCGGTGCGCGCGGGCTACATGTATGCCGGCATGGCCGATGTCGCCGCTTTAACCAATAATGCTTCGTACCTCAAAGCCATTGATCGCTTGTGGGAAAACGTCGCCGGAAAAAAATTGTATCTCACCGGCGGCATCGGTGCGATGGGTTCCAACGAAGGCTTTGCCGGGAACTACGAGTTGCCCAACATGAGCGCCTATAACGAAACCTGCGCCTCGATTGCCAATGTTTATTGGAACCATCGCCAGTTTCTGCTGCACGGTGACGCGAAATATTTGGATCTCATGGAAAGAACTTTGTACAACGCGCTGCTTTCCGGAATTTCATTGGAAGGAACGCGCTTCTTCTATCCCAATCCGCTCGAATCGGTCGGCCAGCATGAGCGCGCGGAATGGTTTGGCTGCGCTTGCTGTCCGGGAAATGTGACGCGCTTCATCGCTTCCGTACCGGGTTATGTTTATGCGATTCGCAACGACGAACTGTTTGTCAATCTTTATGCTTCGAACGAAGCGCAGCTTGTGATCAACAATAAAAAAATGCGCGTCGCGCAGGAAACCGAATATCCCTGGAATGGCGCGATTCGACTGACGTTGCATCCGGAAGCGGAAGCGATGCAAATGACGCTCAATTTGCGCATTCCTGGGTGGGCGCAAGGCCGGCCGCTGGCTAGCGATCTCTATCGCTATCTCAACAATGAAGCGGCCAAGGTTAGCGTGAAAGTGAATGGCGAAGCGGTTCCTCTGAAGATGAACAACGGCTTTGCGCAAATTCAGCGCGCGTGGCGTGCGAATGACGTGATCGAGCTTGATCTTCCCATGCTCATTCGCCGGGTAGTTGCGCATGACAGCGTGAAAGCCGATGTCGGGCGCGTGGCGCTTGAGCGCGGCCCTCTGGTCTTCTGTGCTGAATGGCCGGATCACGAGGGCGGGCATGTTAGAAATTTGTTCTTAGCAGATGACGCCGGCCTGACAACGGAATTTTTTTCTGATCGGCTGAACGGTATTCAAGTGTTGCGCGGCAAAGTTGCAGGATATTACGCCGGCAAAAGCGAAGCGCTCGAAAAGCGAGAACGGGAGTTGCTGGCCATTCCATATTACGCCTGGGCGCATCGCGGCAAGGGTGAGATGACGGTTTGGTTTGCTCGTGATGAAGCCGCGGTGCAGCCGGTCGGTCTGCCGACGCTTGCCTCCACTAGTCAAGTGCAAGCCTCGTTCGGGAAAAATCCGCAAGCCGTTAATGATCTTTTGCAGCCGGCAAGTTCCGGTGATCGTGAAGCGCCCTATTTCCACTGGTGGCCGAACAAGGGGACAACGGAATGGGTTCAATACGATTTCAACAAGCCCGAAGAGGTTTCGACAGTAGAAGTGTATTGGTATGATGACACCGGCGTGGGCGAATGCCGCGTTCCGCAATCGTGGCGCATTCTTTATTGGGAAAATGGAGACTGGCGGCCGGTTTACACGCCGGGCACATACGGCATTCAAAAGGATCAATTCAACGAAGTCGTATTTGAAACCGTGCGTACGACTTCGCTGCGTTTGGAAGTTAA